The following is a genomic window from Cupriavidus basilensis.
CCACGGTGGCGGTCATCGCGTTTATTGGCTACACCCTTTTCAGTCTCTTTGCATCACTGGCGCCTTCATTCTTTGATACCTTTCTTCCATGGGACGGGCCGGCCGTTGGCGGCATTGGGGTCGCCATGCTCTTTGCGGCATCAGCGGCTGCTCAAGTTACGTTCACTGGGATCGATCCTAAAAGAGGGCTTGTGGTGGGTTCCCTTCTCGTGACCGCCGCCCTGGCGATGCTGGCAGCATCAGTGAAGTTTTCCTCCGGGTTGTTGTTCATCGCAAGCGATGTACTCGGTGGATTCGGTCAGGGCCTTACCTTCATGTCCGCTCTGCTGGTCGTCAATGCCATGACGACGTCTGTGCGCCGGGCAGGAATGATTTCATCCTTCTTCACTATTGCCTATCTCGGCGGCATTGTTCCCGTGCTTGGTCTTGGGGTTGCAGCAGACCGGCTGGGGCTTGACGCGTCTCTGATTGGACTATCGATCCTCATGGCTGCCATCGCTGGTACGCTCACTTTCGCCGCGCAGCGTCTGGTTTCCAATGTTCAGTGTCACAGCCGCTAGAACGACGAACTCACTGATTGCCCACGCTCGCGCAGTTTGACGACTTCGCGAGCATTATCGTTCGTGCAGGCCTGTCAGGCAGTACGCGTTTCCATTGTACCGAACGCACATGGCCCAGTCTTCCACGCAATCATCGATGGTCAAGTTTTACTCACAAGACGACAAAGAAAGTTCATTTTGCCGGCGCAGACGGCATGGCTATCATCTGTACATCCCTAGTCATCAGGAGAACGCGGGTAATGACCACCGCTGAAGGAACTTGCCACTGGGGCATCCTAGGCTCTGCGAGCATCGCAAAGAAGAACTGGCATGCAATCATTAATGCCGGTAACAGCCGTATTGTCGCGGTCGGTAGCCGCTCGGCTGAGAGCGCACAACGGTTCATCGATGAATGTCAGGCGTCGGTGCCCACGCCTTACGCCGTGGAAGCAGTCGAAGGGTACGAGGCGCTGATCGCGCGTCAGGACATCGACGCCCTCTATATTCCGCTTCCGACCGCCGTCCGGACCGAATGGGCGGTCAAAGCGGCGCAGGCAGGCAAGCATATCGTGATCGAGAAGCCTTGCGGTATCACGGCGGCCGACCTGCAGCGGATCATCGATGCGGCCAACGCCTCCGGCGTGCAGGTAATGGACGGCGTCATGTTCCAGCACTCGACGCGCTTGCAGGCGATGCGCTCAGTGCTTGATGACGGCATCAGTGTTGGCGAGATTCGCCGTATTGCCACGCATTTCAGCTTCATTGGAGATGACGGATGGATTCAGCGCAACTGCCTGACGGAACCAGCCGGCTGCCTTGGTGATGTGGGTTGGTACAACATTCGGCTTATCCTCTTCGCCCTGAACTACGACCTGCCTGTTGAAGTGCGTGGCCGCATCCTGCAAGGCGTGCAACGACCCGACGGCTCAGGTGTGACGCCTGTCGAATTCTCGGGTGAACTGTTCTTTGGCAATGGGGTTTCGGCGACGCTCTACAACGCTTTCAACACCAGCCGCCAGCAGTGGGCCTACATCAGCGGATTGAATGGCTACTTGCACCTGAAGGACTTTGTATTGCCGCACTACGGAAATGAGATCTCGTTTACGGTAGGCAACGACAGCTTCGGCGGGAACGGATGCTTCTTCAACCTGGAGAAACACGAGCGTACGATCTCGCTGCCGGAGTACAGCAACAACCACACGACCGCGCAGGAGTCGAACCTGTACCGGACGTTCGCCGAACTCGTCCTGTCGGGTAAACGCGATCCGTTCTGGCCAGAGGTGGCGCAGAAAACGCAGCGCGTCCTGGATGCGCTGCTGGAATCCGCCAACGCTGGCGGCGTCTCCATCATGCTGTCCTGAATTCAGCCAAGCTCGCCAAGCCGAGAGGAGGGATCTGCATATGTCTGCCAGATTGCAGCTCTACGTAGATGCTAACTTCGTCAGCCCATTTGCAATGCCGGTGTTTGTTGCCCTGCACGAGAAGGGGTTGCCATTTGACCTATGCACCATCGACCTCGGCAGGAAAGCGCAGCATACGCCCGCCTATGCAGCCGCGTCACTGACAAGCAAGGTGCCTACTCTGGTCCATGGTGAATTCGCGTTGTCCGAGTCTTCCGCCATTACGGAGTACATCGACGAGGTGTTCGCGGGGACAGCGCTATATCCCCGAGATCCGCAGCAGCGGGCGCGGGCGCGGCAGGTCCAGTCGTGGCTGCGTACGGACCTGATGCCGCTCAGGCGTGCCCGTACGTCGGACAGGCTCTTCTGCAAGACTTGGGCAGAGCCCTTGGATAGCGAAGCAGAAGAGGCTGCGAACAAGCTGTTCGCCATCGCTGACAGGCTGGTCCCTGCCGGCGCGCCACAACTGTTCGGTGAATGGAGTGTGGCCGACCTGGAGCTGGCCATCATGCTCAATCGCCTGATCCTGAGTGGCGATCCTGTTCCGCAACGACTGGTCGACTACGCTGGGCACCAGTGGCAACGACCGTCCGTGCAACGCTGGATCAATTTGAAACGGCCGGCTCCCGACCCGCTGCCTGTGTACAGGCATGAGTGAATCTGCCGGTGTGACATCGACAGACCCGTTGCCACCCGGAGTGACGAAATGAACAATCCTCCCGATTACATGCCGCCCAAAGTCTGGACCTGGAACAGGAGCGGTGTCAGTTTGAATCGGCCGATTGCCGGCGCTACCCGCGAACAGGCGTTGCCGGTCGGCCGTCATCCGCTGCAGTTGTACTCGCTTGCTACCCCGAACGGCCAGAAGGTAACGATCCTGCTGGAGGAGTTGCTGGTGCTGGGTCACGCCGCCGCGGAGTATGATGCCTGGCCGATCCGGATCGGCCAGGGCGAGCAGTTCGGCACCGGTTTTGTCGCGGTCAATCCAAACTCGAAGATCCCGGCACTGGTCGATCGTTCCGGCGCTGAGCCCTTGCGAATCTTTGAGTCCGGGGCAATCCTGCTTTATCTGGCCGAAAAGTTCGGCGAGTTCCTCCCGACCGACGCCGCC
Proteins encoded in this region:
- the yfcF gene encoding glutathione transferase — its product is MSARLQLYVDANFVSPFAMPVFVALHEKGLPFDLCTIDLGRKAQHTPAYAAASLTSKVPTLVHGEFALSESSAITEYIDEVFAGTALYPRDPQQRARARQVQSWLRTDLMPLRRARTSDRLFCKTWAEPLDSEAEEAANKLFAIADRLVPAGAPQLFGEWSVADLELAIMLNRLILSGDPVPQRLVDYAGHQWQRPSVQRWINLKRPAPDPLPVYRHE
- a CDS encoding Gfo/Idh/MocA family protein encodes the protein MTTAEGTCHWGILGSASIAKKNWHAIINAGNSRIVAVGSRSAESAQRFIDECQASVPTPYAVEAVEGYEALIARQDIDALYIPLPTAVRTEWAVKAAQAGKHIVIEKPCGITAADLQRIIDAANASGVQVMDGVMFQHSTRLQAMRSVLDDGISVGEIRRIATHFSFIGDDGWIQRNCLTEPAGCLGDVGWYNIRLILFALNYDLPVEVRGRILQGVQRPDGSGVTPVEFSGELFFGNGVSATLYNAFNTSRQQWAYISGLNGYLHLKDFVLPHYGNEISFTVGNDSFGGNGCFFNLEKHERTISLPEYSNNHTTAQESNLYRTFAELVLSGKRDPFWPEVAQKTQRVLDALLESANAGGVSIMLS